From one Chryseobacterium sp. 3008163 genomic stretch:
- the ftsA gene encoding cell division protein FtsA translates to MENQEYSVGLDIGTTKIVAIVGRRNAHGKIEILGVGKAKSLGVHKGIVNNISQTINSIKAAVAEAQSSAGVPIHKVTVGIAGKHIRSLQHSDYIMRENPDRFITDDDIEALKDQVKKLVMLPGEEIIHVLPQEYKVDSEGEIQEPVGMHGKRLEANFHVVVGQMGSIRNIARCVREAGLEMEALTLEPLASSEAVLTKEEKEAGVAIVDIGGGTTDIAIFKDNIIRHTCVIPYGGGIITEDIKEGCSIIEKHAEQLKVKFGSAVPELEKDSTFVTIPGLHGRPDKEISLKTLAQIINARVEEILEMVNTELKAYGAFEQKKKLIAGIVLTGGGSNLKHLRQLANYTTGFDSRIGFANEYIANDKNQYLKGPEFATSIGLLMESLKIRDKKTVAVEEELEIQVEAKVEQKEQQAIASSESQTSVNQTIEEEFKAPVTTSRPSKPTFGQSLMEKVKKFFEEVE, encoded by the coding sequence GAGTTCATAAAGGAATTGTGAATAATATTTCACAAACCATTAACTCTATTAAAGCAGCTGTGGCAGAAGCACAGTCAAGTGCAGGTGTACCTATCCATAAGGTCACTGTAGGAATTGCGGGTAAACACATTCGTTCATTGCAGCATTCAGATTATATTATGCGTGAGAATCCGGACAGATTCATCACAGATGATGACATTGAAGCGTTAAAAGACCAAGTGAAAAAACTGGTTATGTTGCCGGGCGAGGAAATTATCCACGTTCTTCCGCAGGAATATAAGGTTGATTCTGAAGGTGAAATTCAGGAGCCTGTCGGGATGCACGGAAAACGTCTTGAAGCCAATTTCCATGTTGTTGTAGGACAAATGGGAAGCATCAGAAACATCGCAAGATGTGTAAGAGAAGCAGGTTTGGAGATGGAGGCGCTTACTTTAGAGCCTTTAGCATCTTCTGAAGCCGTTTTAACTAAAGAAGAAAAAGAAGCAGGAGTAGCAATTGTAGACATCGGTGGTGGTACTACAGATATTGCTATTTTTAAAGATAATATCATCCGTCATACTTGCGTCATCCCTTACGGAGGCGGAATTATCACGGAAGACATCAAAGAAGGTTGTTCAATTATTGAAAAGCATGCCGAGCAATTAAAGGTTAAGTTCGGTTCTGCAGTTCCTGAGTTGGAAAAAGACAGCACATTTGTTACCATTCCAGGACTTCACGGAAGACCTGATAAAGAAATTTCCCTTAAAACTTTAGCGCAGATCATCAATGCGAGAGTGGAAGAAATTTTGGAAATGGTGAACACTGAATTAAAGGCTTACGGAGCATTTGAACAGAAGAAAAAACTGATCGCTGGAATTGTTCTGACAGGCGGTGGTTCAAATTTGAAACATCTTCGTCAGCTGGCAAATTATACAACAGGATTCGATAGTAGAATTGGTTTCGCAAATGAATATATTGCAAACGATAAAAACCAGTATCTTAAAGGACCGGAATTTGCAACGTCTATCGGTTTGCTGATGGAAAGTTTGAAAATCAGAGATAAAAAAACGGTTGCTGTAGAAGAGGAACTTGAAATTCAGGTTGAAGCGAAAGTTGAGCAAAAAGAGCAACAAGCTATTGCTAGTTCTGAATCTCAAACTTCAGTTAATCAAACTATTGAAGAAGAGTTTAAAGCTCCTGTAACAACATCAAGACCTTCGAAACCTACTTTCGGGCAGTCTCTGATGGAAAAGGTGAAAAAATTCTTTGAAGAAGTAGAATAA
- a CDS encoding GatB/YqeY domain-containing protein encodes MSLELIISEAIKIAMRAKDRVALDSLRAVKSQILLLKTEALGAEVSPEQEIAILQRMIKQRKDSYEQFTAQGRNDLAEVEDAQMKVIEKFLPAQLSPEELEAEIKQIISETGAESIKDLGKVMGLASKNLAGKSDGKSISEMAKKLLS; translated from the coding sequence ATGAGTTTAGAACTTATTATAAGCGAAGCAATAAAAATAGCGATGAGAGCAAAAGACAGAGTGGCTTTAGATTCTCTGCGTGCTGTAAAATCTCAGATATTATTGCTGAAAACCGAAGCTTTAGGAGCTGAAGTTTCACCTGAGCAGGAAATTGCAATTTTGCAGAGAATGATTAAACAGCGTAAAGATTCTTATGAGCAGTTTACAGCTCAGGGAAGAAACGATTTGGCGGAAGTGGAAGATGCTCAGATGAAAGTCATTGAGAAATTTTTACCTGCACAATTATCTCCTGAAGAATTAGAAGCAGAAATCAAGCAGATTATTTCCGAAACTGGCGCTGAATCTATCAAAGATTTAGGAAAAGTGATGGGATTGGCTTCAAAAAACTTAGCCGGAAAATCTGACGGAAAAAGTATTTCCGAGATGGCTAAGAAGTTACTTTCATAA
- a CDS encoding BrxA/BrxB family bacilliredoxin, which yields MYPSDLVLPMKAELTDKGFQDLETPAQVEDALKQSGTTLLVINSVCGCAAGAARPGVVYSLTGEKKPDHLTTVFAGFDKDAVDAARKHLAPFPPSSPCVALFKDGELVHMLERHHIEGNPAGAIAANLQAAYDEYC from the coding sequence ATGTATCCATCAGATTTAGTATTGCCGATGAAGGCTGAACTTACAGATAAAGGTTTTCAGGATTTAGAAACTCCTGCACAGGTAGAAGATGCTTTGAAGCAGTCTGGAACGACTCTTTTAGTAATCAACTCTGTGTGCGGATGTGCGGCAGGGGCAGCAAGACCAGGAGTAGTTTATTCTTTGACTGGAGAGAAAAAACCAGATCATTTAACGACTGTATTTGCAGGTTTTGACAAAGACGCAGTTGACGCGGCTAGAAAACATTTGGCACCATTCCCTCCAAGCTCACCATGTGTAGCGCTTTTCAAAGACGGAGAATTGGTTCACATGCTAGAAAGACATCATATTGAAGGAAATCCTGCAGGAGCAATCGCTGCAAACCTTCAGGCTGCTTATGACGAATATTGCTAA
- a CDS encoding zincin-like metallopeptidase toxin domain-containing protein, with the protein MIQKLEFVLNRNIDSPLGENSVFYETFVVPPELKDSYPKSEKYSIVHHQAVFCKSGIEVFDKYEKDKIESDYFTIYYEETSKNTSNFFGTACRVKMGDYARQRLIKDYNSKGKTINYDGNTVDGSVSDFNGLIKLIAKDFGIDDTLLKGAIYLEILEKSKINEAFKNVSSLNNQLADWLRGGIEATEKWKFTEENYDYIKFYVEPMYNNYQNKIGVNGHPKQEVKYKPVIPVPFPCNEYKNMSDNTQNIAEAGLKKLSEFIASFDEISTAAVFNIVKTTPTITDDILFAVTFLVKNFIEDNMPDSIKNIYNKLKVLFNEVLDIVSNIGSQISEKLNQEIAKINAFLCGILNGLISLVQLIIMLLAMIVDKLPIFELEKMSALELAKHQEKLEFIEDFVDLFDKNAKEFLNGIKKLFTDDKIWKDISTFISGLAKKISNYNECFWAYFIGGVAFELILDAVIAYFTGGSSLVAEASAKISRLTAKVEQAGAKALNFGKGLGRKIANSTKDLYKWLEKEFLELLEAIKNGRLANYLKTKFNQMLGREEELFDELLDELGWEGKSASKRGRFLGREFMNNRQMKALEKYIAEVLGDVGVVMRKGEDKFLDVSGAQAGFSPTSRELFFRKKFTFYEAFHEIQHALEFKLLGKEAYLEGAAGTLVEQRIRTYKREKWVYDKIMEKKHLFNELELENAEWVLGQAIKKLEKVGIDYKKM; encoded by the coding sequence ATGATACAGAAATTAGAGTTTGTCTTAAACAGAAACATTGACAGTCCTTTAGGAGAAAACAGTGTGTTTTATGAAACATTTGTTGTTCCTCCAGAGTTAAAAGACAGCTATCCCAAGTCAGAAAAATACAGTATAGTTCATCACCAGGCTGTTTTCTGTAAAAGTGGAATTGAAGTTTTTGACAAATACGAAAAGGACAAAATAGAGTCTGACTACTTTACTATTTACTACGAGGAGACTTCCAAAAACACCAGTAATTTTTTTGGTACAGCTTGTAGGGTGAAAATGGGAGATTATGCAAGGCAAAGATTAATAAAGGACTATAACAGTAAAGGAAAAACGATTAACTATGATGGCAATACAGTAGATGGAAGTGTCTCAGATTTTAATGGTCTCATCAAACTAATTGCCAAAGATTTCGGAATTGATGATACATTATTGAAAGGTGCTATTTATTTAGAAATACTTGAAAAAAGTAAAATCAACGAAGCTTTTAAAAACGTATCTTCATTAAACAATCAATTAGCAGATTGGTTAAGAGGTGGTATTGAAGCCACTGAAAAATGGAAATTTACAGAGGAAAACTACGATTACATCAAGTTTTATGTAGAACCTATGTATAACAATTACCAAAATAAAATCGGTGTAAATGGGCATCCCAAACAAGAGGTAAAATATAAGCCTGTTATTCCTGTTCCGTTCCCTTGCAATGAGTATAAGAATATGTCTGATAATACTCAGAATATTGCTGAAGCAGGATTAAAAAAGCTTTCAGAGTTTATAGCCTCATTTGATGAAATTTCCACTGCTGCTGTTTTTAATATTGTCAAGACAACCCCTACGATTACTGATGATATTTTGTTTGCTGTTACATTCCTTGTGAAAAACTTCATCGAAGACAACATGCCTGATAGTATAAAGAATATTTATAATAAACTAAAAGTTTTATTTAATGAAGTTCTGGATATTGTTTCAAATATTGGAAGCCAGATTAGTGAAAAATTAAACCAGGAGATTGCAAAAATCAATGCTTTTCTTTGTGGGATACTCAACGGGCTTATCTCTTTGGTACAATTGATTATTATGCTATTAGCAATGATAGTGGACAAACTTCCTATTTTTGAATTAGAGAAAATGAGTGCTTTGGAGTTAGCAAAACACCAAGAAAAATTGGAGTTTATAGAAGATTTTGTAGATTTATTTGATAAAAATGCAAAAGAATTTCTTAACGGGATTAAAAAACTCTTTACGGATGATAAAATTTGGAAAGACATTTCTACTTTTATCTCAGGTTTGGCTAAAAAAATTTCTAACTATAATGAGTGTTTTTGGGCTTATTTCATTGGAGGCGTTGCCTTTGAATTGATTTTAGATGCTGTTATTGCTTACTTTACAGGTGGAAGTTCATTAGTTGCAGAAGCTTCTGCAAAAATTAGTAGATTGACAGCTAAAGTAGAACAGGCAGGAGCAAAAGCTCTCAATTTTGGAAAAGGCTTAGGGAGGAAAATTGCAAATTCCACAAAAGACCTTTATAAATGGTTGGAAAAAGAGTTTTTGGAATTGTTAGAAGCGATAAAAAATGGGAGATTAGCTAATTACTTAAAGACCAAGTTTAACCAAATGTTAGGAAGAGAAGAAGAACTCTTTGATGAATTATTGGATGAGTTAGGCTGGGAAGGGAAATCAGCAAGCAAGCGTGGGAGATTTTTGGGAAGAGAGTTTATGAATAACAGGCAAATGAAGGCTCTTGAAAAGTATATTGCAGAAGTTTTGGGAGATGTAGGAGTGGTTATGCGAAAAGGAGAAGATAAGTTTTTAGATGTAAGTGGTGCACAGGCAGGATTTTCCCCAACTAGCAGAGAGTTATTCTTTAGGAAAAAGTTTACATTTTATGAAGCTTTCCATGAGATACAGCACGCTTTGGAATTTAAACTTTTAGGAAAAGAAGCTTATTTGGAAGGAGCAGCTGGAACATTGGTAGAACAACGTATAAGAACTTATAAACGAGAAAAATGGGTTTATGACAAAATAATGGAGAAGAAGCATTTGTTTAACGAATTAGAGTTAGAAAATGCTGAATGGGTTTTAGGACAAGCAATCAAAAAGTTAGAAAAAGTAGGTATTGATTATAAAAAAATGTAA
- a CDS encoding GH3 auxin-responsive promoter family protein, with protein sequence MATKALFNTVVNWFIRQRIDQIQNFMDHPIETQNGILFSQLFHAEDTEYGKRYGFNTISSYQDFKNKVPVVTYEDFEPYIERARQGHKDVSWPGYIKHFAKSSGTTNAKSKFIPISAESLEYCHMKAGKDMVSIYANNHPENQLFTNKNLRLGGSSELYADFNTKFGDLSAILIDNLPFWVEITTTPSKKVSLMGEWESKLKAITSEVKNEDVGSILGVPSWMMVLLQRVLKETDVKNISELWPNLEVFFHGGISFKPYKDQFKQIIGKNINYYEIYNASEGFFGIQDRPNSDEMLLMLDYGIFYEFIPMDQFHCSNPKVVSLEDVEIGKNYAMVITTNGGLWRYLIGDTVIFTSVSPFRIKITGRTKHYINAFGEELMITNVESALTKACEATKSAVTDFTGAPIFMKENEGGAHEWIFEFSEKPHSLEEFTDVFDQHLKAINSDYEAKRYNNITLKKPVIHIARPNLFYCWLESKGKLGGQNKVPRLSNDREYIDPLLEMNKA encoded by the coding sequence ATGGCAACGAAAGCACTTTTCAATACTGTAGTCAATTGGTTTATCCGCCAAAGGATAGATCAGATACAGAATTTTATGGATCATCCTATCGAAACGCAGAACGGAATTCTGTTTTCTCAGTTGTTTCATGCAGAAGATACCGAGTATGGCAAGCGATATGGTTTTAATACTATCTCGAGCTATCAGGATTTTAAAAATAAAGTTCCTGTTGTTACCTACGAAGATTTTGAGCCATATATCGAAAGAGCAAGGCAAGGTCATAAAGACGTAAGCTGGCCTGGTTACATTAAACATTTTGCGAAATCGTCCGGGACGACGAACGCCAAGAGTAAATTTATCCCTATTTCGGCAGAAAGCCTCGAATACTGCCACATGAAAGCCGGAAAGGACATGGTTTCCATTTATGCCAATAACCATCCGGAAAATCAGCTTTTCACCAATAAAAATTTACGTCTGGGTGGAAGCTCAGAATTATACGCTGATTTTAATACCAAATTTGGAGATCTTTCGGCAATCTTAATTGACAATCTTCCTTTTTGGGTTGAAATTACCACGACTCCGAGCAAGAAAGTTTCTTTGATGGGAGAGTGGGAAAGTAAACTGAAAGCCATTACTTCTGAAGTTAAAAATGAGGATGTGGGAAGTATTTTAGGAGTTCCCAGTTGGATGATGGTGCTTTTGCAGAGAGTTTTGAAAGAAACAGACGTTAAAAATATTTCAGAGCTGTGGCCAAATCTGGAAGTGTTTTTTCACGGTGGAATCAGTTTTAAACCATACAAAGATCAGTTTAAACAAATCATAGGAAAAAATATCAACTACTACGAAATTTACAACGCTTCGGAAGGGTTCTTTGGAATTCAGGACAGGCCGAATAGCGACGAAATGCTTCTGATGCTGGATTATGGTATTTTCTACGAGTTTATCCCGATGGATCAGTTTCATTGTTCAAACCCGAAAGTGGTGAGTTTGGAAGATGTAGAAATCGGTAAAAATTATGCGATGGTGATTACTACCAATGGAGGGCTATGGAGATATTTAATTGGGGATACAGTGATTTTTACATCAGTCAGTCCTTTCAGAATAAAAATAACAGGACGAACTAAACATTACATTAATGCGTTTGGTGAAGAACTGATGATTACCAATGTAGAATCTGCTTTAACGAAAGCCTGCGAAGCGACAAAGTCGGCTGTGACAGATTTTACAGGAGCTCCGATTTTTATGAAAGAAAACGAAGGTGGTGCCCATGAATGGATTTTTGAGTTCAGTGAAAAACCGCATAGTTTAGAAGAATTTACTGATGTTTTTGATCAGCATCTAAAAGCCATCAACTCTGATTACGAAGCCAAAAGATATAACAATATTACTTTGAAAAAACCTGTCATTCACATTGCTAGACCCAATTTGTTCTATTGCTGGCTGGAATCTAAAGGAAAGCTTGGCGGACAAAATAAAGTGCCACGTCTGAGCAACGACAGAGAATATATTGATCCTTTACTGGAAATGAATAAAGCATAA
- a CDS encoding endonuclease/exonuclease/phosphatase family protein yields MKCAHVFLVFHILLIILLLSTFANAWVAPNYFSKLNLLSLAFPYLIILHLLFTIIWFFKEKKIAMVFLLSTFIFYNPMRRWVNFTPQQTAQSHQKDIKVLTFNVKYGSSGWPTVKKYITDQNADIILVQEKDTSTALRKDLVKYPSVILKTKHKILRQGDLINDDSKGNSFYADIDIDGKIIRVINVYLEPFRLNKNMLGMQDKNCGKDEKNKMAALFSRLIPTFKTHEEQVKKIRKAVDRSPYPVILAGDFNSVPNSWEYYNLGRNLDDAFVEAGNGSSTSFHDYKFPLRIDYIFTSKSITALNYKVDYSVKLSDHYPVIAEFLLN; encoded by the coding sequence ATGAAGTGTGCACATGTATTTTTAGTTTTTCATATTTTATTAATTATATTATTACTGAGCACTTTTGCCAACGCCTGGGTCGCTCCGAACTATTTCAGCAAACTCAATTTACTCTCTTTAGCCTTTCCTTATCTGATTATTCTTCATCTTTTATTCACTATTATCTGGTTTTTTAAAGAAAAGAAAATTGCAATGGTTTTTTTGCTTTCGACTTTTATTTTTTATAATCCAATGCGAAGATGGGTCAACTTTACACCACAACAGACCGCTCAGTCTCATCAGAAAGACATTAAAGTTTTAACCTTTAATGTAAAATACGGAAGCTCAGGCTGGCCAACTGTTAAAAAATATATTACGGATCAAAATGCCGATATCATTCTCGTTCAGGAAAAAGATACTAGCACTGCATTAAGGAAAGATCTGGTGAAATACCCTTCGGTAATCCTGAAAACTAAGCATAAAATTTTGCGTCAAGGCGATTTAATCAATGATGACTCAAAAGGAAATTCATTTTATGCAGATATCGATATTGACGGAAAAATTATCCGAGTAATTAATGTTTATCTGGAACCTTTTAGGCTCAATAAAAACATGCTCGGTATGCAGGATAAAAACTGCGGAAAAGACGAAAAAAACAAAATGGCAGCACTATTTTCAAGATTGATTCCTACGTTCAAAACACATGAGGAGCAGGTGAAAAAAATCAGAAAAGCGGTTGATCGATCACCTTATCCTGTAATTTTGGCAGGAGATTTCAATTCAGTTCCCAATTCCTGGGAGTATTATAATCTCGGAAGAAATCTTGATGATGCTTTTGTAGAAGCAGGAAACGGAAGTTCTACAAGTTTTCATGATTATAAATTTCCTCTGAGAATTGATTATATTTTCACCTCAAAAAGCATTACAGCATTAAATTACAAAGTCGATTATTCCGTAAAATTATCAGATCATTATCCGGTAATTGCTGAATTTCTATTAAATTAG
- a CDS encoding endonuclease/exonuclease/phosphatase family protein, with the protein MLQEDGGREYQFKDLKKDHTAPIVSTYSKYKTIAHKELFAGMYNEEFNAYSEYSDIEIKGKTYRIINTYLQPFKFEKSMVKLNGNSEEDEQKVKDIVKRLIPTFKMHQEQVDIIRKSINESPYPVILAGDLNSVPNSYEYYHLGKGLKDAFFEVGKGSGTSFHDYKFPIRIDFIFTSSSVKPVTYQVDRSVKLSDHFPVVATFKID; encoded by the coding sequence TTGCTACAGGAAGATGGAGGTCGCGAATATCAATTTAAAGATCTTAAAAAAGATCATACAGCTCCTATTGTTTCTACCTATTCAAAATACAAAACTATAGCTCACAAAGAATTGTTTGCAGGGATGTATAATGAAGAATTTAATGCCTATTCTGAATATTCTGATATTGAAATAAAGGGGAAAACATACCGAATTATCAACACCTATCTTCAGCCTTTCAAGTTTGAGAAAAGCATGGTCAAGCTCAATGGCAATAGTGAAGAGGATGAACAGAAAGTAAAAGACATCGTTAAGCGATTAATTCCTACTTTCAAAATGCATCAAGAGCAGGTAGATATCATTCGCAAAAGCATTAACGAGTCTCCATACCCCGTTATTTTAGCCGGAGATCTAAACTCAGTTCCTAATTCTTATGAATATTACCATTTAGGAAAAGGCTTAAAAGATGCTTTTTTTGAAGTGGGAAAAGGAAGTGGAACAAGCTTTCATGACTATAAATTTCCTATCAGAATCGATTTTATTTTCACTTCATCTTCTGTGAAACCTGTTACTTATCAAGTTGACCGCTCAGTAAAACTTTCTGATCATTTTCCGGTAGTTGCTACGTTTAAAATTGATTGA
- a CDS encoding rhomboid family intramembrane serine protease produces MFNNIPPITRNLVIINVVVFIASFLLPQLNTMLAAYYPFSPNFKSWQIITHMFMHGGIMHILFNMFTLFSFGPILEQSLGDKKYLILYFLSGLGAFFLFNLWNFVEVQKIISDMEALGLNPAEIFAKANVNYVGDLKISATTVEGQELSQNLYIALRTPMVGASGAIFGVIAAFATLYPEAKIGIMFIPIPVKVKYVLPIVVIGSIYLGVTGNGGGIAHLAHVGGAIVGFILARIWRKHLYRFN; encoded by the coding sequence ATGTTTAATAATATACCGCCAATTACGAGAAATCTGGTTATTATAAATGTTGTTGTATTCATAGCATCATTTTTATTACCTCAGCTCAATACTATGCTTGCTGCTTATTATCCATTCTCTCCTAATTTCAAATCATGGCAGATTATAACGCACATGTTTATGCATGGTGGTATAATGCATATTTTATTTAATATGTTCACACTTTTTAGTTTCGGACCTATATTAGAACAGTCTTTAGGAGACAAAAAATACTTAATCCTCTACTTTTTAAGTGGTTTGGGAGCTTTTTTCCTTTTTAATTTGTGGAATTTTGTGGAAGTGCAGAAAATTATAAGTGACATGGAAGCTTTAGGACTAAACCCCGCAGAAATTTTCGCTAAAGCAAACGTTAACTATGTTGGAGATTTAAAAATTAGCGCAACAACTGTAGAAGGGCAGGAATTATCCCAAAATTTATATATAGCACTTAGAACTCCAATGGTCGGCGCATCAGGAGCTATTTTTGGCGTTATTGCAGCATTCGCAACATTATATCCTGAAGCAAAAATTGGTATTATGTTTATTCCAATACCCGTAAAAGTAAAATACGTATTGCCAATTGTTGTGATAGGATCAATTTATTTAGGTGTCACAGGAAATGGAGGTGGTATTGCCCATCTTGCTCACGTTGGAGGTGCCATTGTAGGATTTATTCTTGCAAGAATCTGGAGGAAACATTTATACCGATTTAATTAA
- a CDS encoding YoaK family protein, with amino-acid sequence MLRNYSNSRTLGDNIRLGTLTAFTAGTINIASLLIFLSFTSNVTGHYAVFAAEISKGNWSQVAVVGAWIFLFFFGSFTANFFVINFNKKSKYFAHAMPLILEILCLVGVGFYGQFYYRKTLEEAEFLVALMLFATGLQNGLTASISNFLVKTTHLTGTTTDLGILASMFTHKKYRKNPELIARAKLLLSIMSAYVLGAIFSGMVYYSLEFSVFYIISLCLLVVIGYDFYKINIRHFKTNYRYAKIYNKPNFMAFMYDKIHGNGEVMIRETRKEKSKLVLEET; translated from the coding sequence ATGTTAAGAAATTATAGTAACAGCAGGACATTGGGAGACAATATAAGACTGGGGACGCTGACTGCCTTTACGGCAGGAACTATAAATATTGCATCTCTACTTATATTTTTATCATTTACCTCAAACGTAACGGGACATTACGCCGTATTTGCCGCAGAAATCAGTAAAGGAAACTGGTCGCAGGTTGCCGTTGTTGGCGCATGGATTTTCCTTTTCTTTTTCGGAAGTTTCACAGCAAACTTTTTCGTCATCAATTTTAATAAGAAAAGTAAATATTTTGCCCATGCAATGCCGCTTATTCTGGAAATTCTATGTCTCGTGGGGGTAGGTTTTTACGGTCAGTTTTATTATCGAAAAACTCTGGAAGAAGCTGAATTTTTAGTAGCTTTAATGCTCTTTGCAACAGGTCTACAGAATGGTTTGACGGCAAGTATATCCAACTTTTTGGTTAAAACAACACACCTTACGGGTACTACAACAGATTTAGGAATTCTGGCATCCATGTTTACCCACAAAAAATACAGAAAAAACCCTGAATTGATTGCAAGAGCAAAGCTTTTATTGAGCATTATGTCTGCTTATGTTTTAGGGGCCATTTTCTCAGGGATGGTTTATTACTCATTAGAATTCAGTGTATTTTATATCATCAGTTTATGTTTACTGGTCGTGATTGGATATGATTTCTATAAAATTAATATCAGACACTTTAAAACCAATTACCGATATGCAAAAATTTACAACAAGCCGAATTTTATGGCATTTATGTATGACAAAATACACGGTAATGGTGAAGTGATGATAAGAGAAACCAGAAAGGAAAAATCTAAGCTTGTCTTAGAAGAGACTTAA
- a CDS encoding sensor histidine kinase, which translates to MIETIRKIDSRNNIFLDISMLPDNPKKLKVQGNEQLLHLAVANIVNNGCKYSNFQQVKVSLGATDTDVYIIIKDTGIGIPETEMDKIYDPFFRASNTKNYEGYGIGLPLARNIVRMHNGELIVSSHENQGTTVQMRFPTIYAAQQKEKQS; encoded by the coding sequence GTGATTGAGACCATCAGAAAAATAGATTCACGAAATAATATTTTTCTCGACATCAGCATGCTGCCCGACAATCCGAAAAAACTAAAAGTTCAGGGAAACGAGCAGCTTCTTCATCTTGCAGTTGCCAATATTGTGAATAACGGTTGTAAATATTCCAACTTCCAACAGGTAAAAGTTTCACTTGGAGCTACAGATACAGATGTTTATATCATTATCAAAGACACAGGAATCGGTATTCCGGAAACTGAAATGGATAAAATCTACGATCCTTTCTTCCGAGCCTCAAACACCAAAAATTATGAAGGGTACGGCATCGGACTTCCCCTTGCCCGAAACATTGTGAGAATGCATAACGGTGAATTGATTGTGAGTTCACACGAAAATCAGGGAACAACAGTACAAATGCGTTTTCCTACTATTTATGCGGCACAGCAGAAAGAAAAACAATCTTAG
- a CDS encoding histidine kinase dimerization/phospho-acceptor domain-containing protein produces the protein MLNKVITNQTKTMVLLMVVFTTVISIFGGLVYFSIVNFSHQRFYELLKIRTTTIVQIEKGKEHLDLPENYILNGLNDEELPMERDYVFAVPSDSNFKHISKEVHIPDTFFKNIIRRGEANYNDKEFYYIGQSFRFQNKDYIAIASAKNHYVVHYLGFLKRTLITCMILSIFFSMIFSFYLSKTLFKPILKITGKVKEISSENLHLRLEPQPDNKELNELVETFNTMLTRIETSFETQNHLIGNVSHELRTPLTSIMGEADVALSINRTADEYKETLEIILDEAEKLDKK, from the coding sequence ATGCTTAACAAAGTCATTACAAATCAGACCAAAACGATGGTGCTTTTGATGGTTGTTTTTACAACCGTTATTTCCATTTTTGGGGGTTTGGTTTATTTTTCTATTGTTAATTTTTCGCATCAGCGTTTTTATGAATTGCTGAAAATCCGTACCACAACAATCGTACAGATTGAAAAAGGAAAAGAGCATCTTGATTTACCTGAAAATTATATCCTCAACGGTTTAAACGACGAAGAACTTCCTATGGAAAGGGATTATGTATTCGCCGTGCCTTCAGATTCAAATTTTAAACATATTTCTAAAGAAGTACACATTCCTGATACTTTTTTTAAAAACATCATCAGACGAGGCGAAGCAAATTATAACGATAAAGAATTTTACTACATCGGCCAGTCTTTTAGATTTCAAAATAAAGATTACATCGCTATTGCATCCGCAAAAAACCATTACGTTGTTCATTATTTAGGATTTTTGAAGAGAACATTGATTACCTGTATGATTCTCTCGATTTTCTTCAGCATGATTTTTTCTTTTTATTTATCTAAAACTTTATTTAAACCTATCCTTAAAATCACCGGAAAAGTAAAAGAAATCAGCTCAGAAAACCTGCATTTAAGATTAGAGCCACAGCCTGACAATAAAGAATTAAACGAATTGGTGGAAACATTCAATACGATGTTGACAAGAATTGAAACATCATTTGAAACACAGAATCACCTGATTGGAAATGTTTCTCATGAGCTGAGAACACCGTTGACTTCAATTATGGGAGAAGCTGATGTTGCACTTTCTATCAACAGAACCGCTGATGAATACAAAGAAACTTTAGAAATCATCCTGGACGAAGCAGAAAAACTCGATAAAAAATAA